One genomic segment of Intestinimonas butyriciproducens includes these proteins:
- a CDS encoding hydrolase, translated as MNLTRTQALDLLKQYNKDPFHIRHALTVEAVMGWFARELGYGDEADFWSAAGLLHDLDFEMWPDEHCIKSQELMRQAGLDEALIHATASHGWGLACDVKPEHEMEKVLFACDELTGLIGAAALMRPSKSCTDMELKSLKKKFKDKKFAAGCSREVIAQGADLLGWELDKLLDVTLQAMQDTEAAVQAQLT; from the coding sequence ATGAATCTCACACGTACACAGGCATTGGATCTGCTCAAGCAGTACAACAAGGACCCTTTCCACATCCGCCACGCTCTTACCGTGGAGGCCGTGATGGGATGGTTTGCCCGAGAGCTGGGCTATGGCGATGAAGCGGACTTCTGGTCCGCCGCCGGACTGCTCCACGATCTGGATTTTGAGATGTGGCCGGACGAGCACTGCATCAAATCTCAGGAGCTGATGCGTCAGGCCGGTTTGGACGAGGCACTGATCCACGCCACCGCCAGTCACGGCTGGGGGCTGGCCTGCGATGTCAAGCCGGAGCACGAGATGGAGAAGGTCCTTTTTGCTTGTGACGAGCTCACGGGGCTCATCGGCGCCGCTGCCCTCATGCGTCCATCCAAGAGCTGTACCGACATGGAACTCAAATCTCTGAAAAAGAAATTCAAGGACAAAAAGTTTGCGGCTGGCTGTTCCCGCGAGGTAATTGCCCAGGGCGCGGACCTGTTGGGCTGGGAGCTGGACAAGCTGCTTGATGTGACGCTTCAGGCTATGCAGGACACTGAGGCCGCTGTGCAGGCTCAGTTGACCTGA
- a CDS encoding alanine/glycine:cation symporter family protein, giving the protein MSFLERLGDWIWNPWLLGAFLLLGLYYSIRSGFFQLFEFRLWMSATVGSLLHSKRGGEAEGITQFQALSTALASTIGTGSIAGVATAIFYGGPGAVFWMWISAFLGMMTGCAEKTLAVRYRHRGKNGGWEGGPMDYMEKGLGLRGLALAFSLFCVCASIGGGDMVQANSIATALEAAFGWDRLAVGAVTALLTGLVILGGIGRIGRVSEKLVPAMAVLFLAGGAAVLWVHATAVPAALSRIVASAFAPKAALGGTLGYSMASAMRFGVARGVFTNEAGLGSSAMAHAAADVEEPAEEGMWGAFEVFVATLVVCTVTALVILTSGVYDETEALLAIQSGGVDSSMLGSALSAAAFSTVMGAWGGPFVAVCLLMFAFSSLLGWSYYGERGLAYLTGSDRWVGCYRMVFLLFVVAGSVGDVGRVWQVADICNGMMALPNLAALLLLSPEALRMIFQWSLRQKKARKGQRSVSGR; this is encoded by the coding sequence ATGTCTTTTTTGGAGCGCCTGGGTGATTGGATCTGGAATCCATGGCTTTTGGGTGCCTTCTTGCTGTTGGGGCTCTATTACTCCATACGCAGCGGATTCTTCCAGCTTTTTGAGTTTCGGCTCTGGATGAGCGCTACGGTAGGGTCTCTTCTGCACTCGAAGCGAGGGGGGGAGGCGGAAGGGATCACCCAATTTCAGGCCCTGTCTACGGCGCTTGCCTCCACCATTGGTACGGGCAGCATCGCAGGTGTGGCCACCGCGATTTTTTACGGGGGACCGGGGGCCGTCTTCTGGATGTGGATTTCGGCATTCCTGGGGATGATGACCGGGTGTGCGGAAAAGACGTTGGCCGTCCGCTACCGCCACCGTGGGAAAAACGGGGGCTGGGAGGGCGGCCCCATGGATTATATGGAAAAGGGCCTGGGACTTCGGGGCCTGGCGCTGGCCTTCTCTCTCTTCTGTGTCTGCGCCTCCATCGGCGGGGGAGATATGGTGCAGGCAAATTCCATTGCCACCGCCCTAGAGGCGGCGTTCGGCTGGGACCGGCTGGCCGTGGGTGCGGTCACCGCCCTGCTTACGGGGCTGGTGATCCTGGGCGGGATCGGCCGCATTGGAAGAGTCAGCGAAAAGCTGGTGCCCGCCATGGCGGTTCTGTTCCTGGCGGGCGGGGCCGCTGTGCTGTGGGTCCACGCTACGGCCGTTCCGGCCGCCCTTTCCCGAATTGTGGCGAGCGCCTTTGCGCCCAAAGCTGCGCTGGGGGGCACGTTGGGCTATTCCATGGCCTCCGCCATGCGCTTCGGTGTGGCCAGGGGAGTGTTCACCAATGAGGCGGGCCTGGGCTCCTCCGCTATGGCCCATGCCGCGGCGGATGTGGAAGAGCCGGCGGAAGAGGGGATGTGGGGTGCGTTTGAGGTCTTTGTAGCGACGCTGGTGGTCTGTACGGTAACGGCGCTGGTCATTCTGACCTCGGGCGTCTATGATGAGACAGAGGCGCTTCTGGCCATTCAAAGTGGAGGCGTGGACAGCTCCATGCTGGGATCTGCGCTCTCCGCCGCGGCATTTTCCACTGTCATGGGGGCCTGGGGCGGCCCCTTTGTGGCGGTGTGCCTTCTGATGTTTGCCTTTTCCTCACTCCTAGGCTGGAGCTACTATGGGGAGAGGGGTCTTGCATATCTTACAGGCAGCGACCGGTGGGTTGGGTGCTATCGAATGGTATTTCTTCTCTTTGTCGTGGCGGGCAGCGTGGGAGACGTGGGACGCGTGTGGCAGGTGGCGGACATCTGCAACGGTATGATGGCTCTGCCCAATCTGGCCGCGCTGCTGCTCCTGTCGCCGGAGGCCCTGCGGATGATTTTTCAGTGGTCGCTGCGGCAGAAAAAGGCCCGAAAAGGCCAGAGAAGCGTTTCCGGAAGATAG
- a CDS encoding CvpA family protein: MENKKQRGPKSKLGAVLQSLLITAVVGFIYFYVSLPALNLQDSNFYVFVFVLCLVFVISALFTTGFHMDPGGGLKEYFRFIKSQCLPVGILMAALILVGVVGSVISMPLFRASAYRQLLQVEEGDFSTDVKEISFNEIPLLDEDSARYLSTTQMGTIPDMASQFEVAYDSTQINYQGSPVRVAPLEYADLIRWFTNRSNGLPAYIVVDMVSQEVKVVRLPDGQGIKYSPSEPLNRNVMRHLRFQYPTFLFATPSFEIDESGNPWWVCPRVVKTIGLFGGTDIRGAVLMDAVTGECSYHEEVPQWVDRVYLASLIMEQYDYYGTLVHGFINSVFGQRDVKITTEGYNYIALNDDVYMYTGVTSATSDQSNLGFLLCNQRTKETKFYTIPGATEQSARASAEGMVQDQGYRSTFPLLLNISDQPTYFIALKDDRQLVKKYAMVNVGQFNLVGIGDTVAACEQDYLRLLGEKGIAAPEERIETQVSGTVAEIRSAVLDGTTYYFIRLEGEEVFYSLSAVQNPVAVLLNAGDLVTIDHAPQAEGESSSILDGYTLTVEGKAAPEPSSVPEAGSGTEDWTEVPILS, translated from the coding sequence ATGGAAAACAAAAAGCAGCGAGGGCCTAAAAGCAAGCTCGGCGCCGTCCTTCAGAGCCTGCTGATCACTGCCGTGGTTGGTTTCATCTACTTTTATGTCTCCCTCCCCGCGCTCAACCTCCAGGACAGCAATTTCTACGTGTTTGTTTTTGTGCTCTGTCTGGTCTTTGTGATCTCAGCGCTCTTCACCACCGGCTTTCACATGGACCCGGGCGGTGGACTCAAAGAATACTTCCGCTTCATCAAGTCCCAGTGTCTGCCGGTGGGTATTCTCATGGCCGCTCTCATCCTAGTCGGCGTGGTAGGCAGTGTGATTTCCATGCCGCTGTTTCGCGCCAGCGCTTATCGGCAGCTTCTCCAGGTGGAAGAGGGCGATTTTTCAACAGATGTAAAGGAAATTTCCTTTAATGAAATTCCTCTGCTGGACGAGGACTCCGCCCGATATCTGAGCACCACACAGATGGGTACCATTCCCGACATGGCCAGCCAGTTTGAGGTGGCCTACGACTCCACCCAGATCAACTATCAGGGTAGTCCCGTCCGTGTGGCCCCCTTGGAATACGCCGATCTTATTCGGTGGTTCACCAACCGCTCCAACGGTCTGCCCGCTTACATTGTGGTGGATATGGTCTCCCAGGAGGTCAAGGTGGTTCGCCTTCCCGATGGCCAGGGAATCAAATACTCCCCTTCCGAGCCTTTGAATCGCAACGTGATGCGCCATCTGCGCTTTCAGTATCCCACCTTTCTTTTCGCCACCCCCTCTTTTGAGATTGACGAGTCCGGCAATCCCTGGTGGGTCTGTCCCCGTGTGGTCAAGACCATCGGTCTTTTTGGGGGCACGGATATCCGGGGAGCGGTGCTCATGGACGCTGTTACCGGCGAATGCTCCTACCATGAAGAGGTCCCGCAGTGGGTGGACAGAGTTTACCTCGCCTCTCTCATCATGGAGCAGTACGACTATTACGGCACGCTGGTCCACGGGTTCATCAACTCCGTGTTCGGCCAGCGGGACGTGAAGATCACGACCGAGGGCTATAACTATATTGCGCTCAACGACGACGTATATATGTACACCGGCGTCACCTCCGCTACCAGCGATCAGTCGAATCTGGGCTTTCTCCTGTGCAACCAGCGCACTAAAGAGACCAAATTCTACACCATTCCCGGTGCCACCGAGCAATCTGCCCGGGCTTCCGCCGAGGGGATGGTCCAGGATCAGGGCTACCGTTCCACCTTCCCGCTTCTGCTCAATATTTCCGACCAGCCCACCTACTTCATCGCCCTGAAGGACGACCGGCAGTTGGTAAAAAAATATGCCATGGTCAATGTGGGGCAATTCAATCTGGTGGGCATCGGCGACACTGTGGCGGCCTGTGAGCAGGATTATCTGCGCCTGCTGGGGGAAAAGGGCATTGCCGCTCCGGAAGAACGGATCGAGACCCAGGTCTCGGGTACGGTAGCGGAGATCCGATCCGCCGTGCTGGACGGTACCACCTATTACTTCATCCGCCTGGAGGGCGAGGAGGTGTTCTATTCTCTGTCCGCCGTGCAGAATCCGGTGGCTGTTCTTCTCAACGCCGGGGACCTCGTCACGATCGACCACGCCCCTCAGGCCGAGGGGGAGTCCTCCTCCATCCTGGACGGCTACACACTCACTGTGGAGGGGAAAGCCGCCCCGGAGCCCTCCTCTGTTCCGGAGGCGGGTTCCGGGACGGAGGACTGGACTGAGGTGCCTATTCTCTCTTAG
- a CDS encoding uracil-DNA glycosylase, which translates to MELEGLGKWGPLLQEEYKKEYFLRLAERVDTAYSRGDPRVFPPREALFRAFSRTPPERVRAVILGQDPYPTKAHADGLAFSVREGIRPLPRSLQNILKELREDVGITPSHGAGDLSVWADRGVLLLNTTLTVYEGAAGSHGRWGWERFTAQALRLTRALPQPVAYLLWGGHAQNTAVGAGIPRSGEGVFVSAHPSPLSAGRGFFGSRPFSRVNAFLRERGGEEIDWSL; encoded by the coding sequence ATGGAGCTGGAAGGGCTGGGCAAGTGGGGACCGCTGTTGCAGGAGGAGTATAAAAAGGAGTATTTCCTCCGGCTGGCCGAACGGGTTGATACGGCCTATTCCCGTGGGGATCCCAGGGTATTTCCGCCCAGGGAGGCGCTCTTCCGTGCGTTTTCCCGTACACCGCCAGAGCGGGTTCGGGCGGTCATCCTCGGCCAGGACCCCTATCCTACGAAGGCACACGCCGATGGACTGGCCTTTTCCGTGCGGGAGGGAATTCGTCCGCTCCCGCGCTCTTTACAGAACATCCTGAAGGAACTGAGAGAGGATGTAGGGATAACGCCTTCTCATGGAGCCGGAGATCTGTCTGTATGGGCAGATCGGGGTGTGCTGCTGCTCAACACGACGCTCACCGTGTATGAGGGGGCTGCGGGTAGCCACGGCCGCTGGGGCTGGGAGCGGTTTACCGCGCAGGCCCTCCGGCTTACCCGGGCGCTTCCGCAGCCGGTGGCCTATCTCCTGTGGGGCGGCCATGCTCAAAACACCGCTGTGGGAGCGGGGATTCCGCGCTCGGGGGAAGGCGTGTTCGTCAGCGCACATCCAAGCCCGCTGTCTGCGGGCAGAGGATTCTTCGGCAGCCGGCCATTCAGCCGTGTCAATGCCTTCCTGCGGGAAAGAGGCGGGGAAGAGATCGACTGGAGCCTGTAG